The following proteins come from a genomic window of Nitrospirota bacterium:
- a CDS encoding type II toxin-antitoxin system RelE/ParE family toxin encodes MPYEVRYHPEVRAVDIPLLNAALKKRIRKAIEERLMTAPQQYGEPLRKTLKGYWKMRVGDYRVVFKVVECEVWVLGIINRKDVYDRILKRV; translated from the coding sequence TTGCCTTACGAAGTAAGATACCATCCTGAGGTCAGGGCTGTCGATATCCCCTTGCTGAACGCTGCCCTCAAAAAAAGAATCAGGAAGGCCATAGAAGAACGTCTCATGACAGCCCCTCAGCAATACGGTGAGCCGTTGCGGAAGACACTGAAGGGCTATTGGAAAATGCGAGTAGGTGATTACAGAGTTGTCTTTAAAGTAGTTGAATGTGAGGTTTGGGTCTTGGGGATAATAAACAGAAAAGATGTTTACGACAGGATTCTGAAAAGAGTATAG
- a CDS encoding substrate-binding domain-containing protein, giving the protein MKMRLYLVTVLIFFLALGSSHAAEKEKITIAGAGGMIPLLTELARVYMIENKDVMLVVKQTAIHSSGGISGVADGTYQIGLSNRPLREDEKSKGLEASSIALVGVVAAVNKALPVRELSSENLCRIYEGKLTDWSELGLPAGKINAVTKSETDLTKEIIRRSIPCFKNLKEAASVVVIQSSPEMQTALLNSKSIGFTDTVDIAASNGRIVPLKLDGIEPSNDNLKSGKYKITQTGRLITKGKPSGAVKNFIDFIHGPKGRQIIENSHAIAVK; this is encoded by the coding sequence ATGAAAATGCGCCTTTATCTTGTGACCGTCCTTATATTTTTTTTGGCTTTGGGCAGTTCTCATGCAGCTGAGAAAGAAAAAATCACTATTGCAGGTGCAGGAGGGATGATCCCCCTGCTTACAGAACTTGCGAGGGTGTATATGATTGAAAACAAGGATGTGATGCTTGTGGTCAAACAGACAGCAATACATTCTTCAGGCGGCATTTCAGGGGTTGCTGACGGAACCTATCAGATCGGGCTATCAAACCGGCCGTTACGTGAGGATGAAAAGTCAAAGGGCCTCGAGGCTTCCAGTATTGCTCTGGTCGGCGTTGTGGCTGCTGTTAACAAGGCTCTTCCCGTGAGAGAACTATCAAGTGAAAATCTCTGCAGGATATATGAAGGCAAACTCACCGATTGGAGCGAACTCGGCTTGCCTGCGGGCAAAATAAACGCAGTCACAAAATCTGAGACAGACTTAACAAAAGAGATAATAAGAAGGAGCATACCCTGCTTCAAAAATCTGAAGGAAGCAGCATCGGTTGTTGTGATCCAGTCGTCCCCTGAGATGCAGACAGCACTTCTCAATTCAAAATCAATAGGGTTTACAGACACCGTAGATATTGCCGCTTCAAACGGGCGTATTGTTCCTCTGAAACTTGATGGCATTGAGCCGAGTAATGACAATCTTAAATCCGGGAAATATAAGATCACCCAGACAGGCCGGCTTATAACAAAAGGCAAACCAAGCGGGGCCGTCAAGAATTTCATTGATTTTATCCATGGACCAAAGGGCAGACAAATTATTGAAAACAGCCATGCTATAGCCGTTAAATAA
- a CDS encoding DUF4878 domain-containing protein has product MRIRTVSAVLAFLITALLLNISSVATAADVSGTLQINKKKVKLTHGYLDMMKPEEPVIVLSDKAIPAEYIPFIGIDYADKNKVHAVVFIMDRKSKKFSEGRWVYFGGDAETGFVVFDAEKATLELKQADDTIIEGRVRTPKPEKRGDVTFSFDISFKLSAKAAIEKATAPRKISFSGDDSAPVKAYKEYCRAIMAGNTDGMKNYMAAKNLKEFEAMDAKEREMVLGILQMRPEKLKLDKPSISGDQATFKATGKEGSDDSTGSIKMINEGGAWKVLEDKWQTISK; this is encoded by the coding sequence ATGCGTATACGCACCGTTTCAGCTGTTTTAGCATTCCTGATTACTGCCCTGCTCCTGAATATTTCGTCGGTTGCCACTGCTGCTGATGTTTCAGGGACACTTCAAATCAACAAAAAGAAGGTCAAGCTTACCCATGGGTATCTGGACATGATGAAACCTGAGGAGCCGGTGATCGTCCTTTCAGACAAGGCCATCCCGGCCGAATATATCCCTTTCATCGGGATAGATTACGCTGACAAGAACAAGGTACACGCCGTGGTCTTCATCATGGACAGGAAGAGCAAGAAATTCAGCGAGGGACGATGGGTCTATTTCGGGGGTGATGCAGAGACCGGTTTTGTGGTATTTGATGCTGAAAAGGCTACCCTTGAGCTTAAACAGGCTGACGATACTATTATCGAGGGCAGAGTCAGGACTCCCAAACCTGAAAAGCGGGGAGACGTCACGTTCTCCTTTGATATATCCTTCAAACTCTCCGCCAAGGCTGCTATTGAGAAGGCAACTGCTCCCAGGAAGATCTCCTTTTCCGGAGATGACAGCGCACCTGTAAAGGCATATAAAGAATATTGCCGTGCGATCATGGCTGGCAACACCGACGGCATGAAGAACTATATGGCAGCGAAAAATCTGAAGGAGTTCGAAGCCATGGACGCCAAAGAGCGTGAGATGGTCCTCGGTATCCTGCAGATGCGGCCCGAGAAGCTGAAGCTGGATAAGCCTTCGATATCAGGCGATCAGGCGACCTTCAAGGCCACTGGCAAAGAGGGTTCAGATGACTCGACAGGGTCGATCAAGATGATAAACGAAGGCGGTGCATGGAAGGTGCTTGAAGACAAGTGGCAGACCATCTCTAAGTAG
- a CDS encoding cupin domain-containing protein, producing MKKLIYGLCLFLLVSGNVQAEKPNAVQVEVLAKTGLSWDGSPLPDYAKGRPEITILRIKIPAGEQLPLHNHPVINAGVLLSGELTVVAEDGRTLHLKAGQSIVEVVNKWHYGKNEGSIPAEIIVFYAGEPNTLITVKE from the coding sequence ATGAAAAAGCTGATATACGGACTCTGTCTTTTCTTGTTGGTATCAGGCAATGTTCAGGCTGAAAAGCCAAATGCCGTCCAGGTTGAGGTGCTGGCCAAGACAGGTTTGAGCTGGGATGGCAGTCCCCTGCCCGACTATGCAAAGGGCAGACCGGAGATAACAATTCTCAGAATCAAAATTCCGGCAGGAGAACAATTGCCTCTGCATAACCATCCGGTAATAAATGCAGGCGTATTGCTCAGCGGAGAACTGACCGTAGTTGCTGAAGATGGCAGGACATTGCATTTAAAGGCTGGACAATCAATTGTCGAGGTTGTAAACAAATGGCATTATGGCAAAAATGAAGGAAGTATACCGGCAGAAATTATCGTTTTCTATGCCGGAGAACCGAATACGTTGATAACGGTCAAGGAATAA
- a CDS encoding SAM-dependent DNA methyltransferase, giving the protein MVTQDFTKKTRELIDSLKNICAAYGLGNDGNEFKIITQVFLYKFLNDKFAFEAKKIKPELAHAESWELAISAMKAEELEMLQLQMGADTARLKTEHFIAHLFGRQNASEFAKLFDDTLRDIAISNNDIFAVKTDGGAKVTLFDRVSEYITDPSKRDAFCRAVINKLVEFSFERIFTQKYDFYAALFEYLIKDYNKDSGGKYAEYYTPHAVAKIMAAILVPQKVRGKVSNVGCYDPSAGSGTLLMNLAHAIGEQRCSIYSQDISQKSSSLLRLNLILNNLVHSIPNIIQGNTLLHPYHREGKALKKFDYIVSNPPFKMDFSDFRNELDAKEYQERFFAGVPNIPKQALDKMAIYQLFLQHIIYSLKPGGKAAVVVPTGFITAQSGIDRRIREHLVDKKMLAGVVSMPSNIFATTATNVSILFIDDANKEGVVLIDASHLGEKVKDGKNQKTLLSEEEEDRIITTFNAKQAVEDFSVVVSYDVIAAKNYSLSAGHYFEVKIEYADLTAQQFADKMQGFSDNLDKLFKESAGLEKEIKKQLAALRYE; this is encoded by the coding sequence TTGGTAACGCAGGATTTTACGAAAAAGACAAGAGAGCTGATCGACAGCCTCAAAAATATCTGCGCCGCCTACGGCCTCGGGAACGACGGCAACGAGTTCAAGATAATCACCCAGGTCTTTCTCTACAAGTTCCTGAACGACAAGTTCGCTTTCGAAGCCAAGAAAATCAAGCCGGAACTGGCCCATGCCGAGAGCTGGGAGCTGGCGATCAGCGCTATGAAAGCTGAAGAGCTTGAGATGCTGCAACTCCAGATGGGTGCTGACACTGCCCGCCTGAAGACCGAGCATTTCATCGCCCACCTGTTCGGACGCCAGAACGCGTCGGAGTTCGCCAAACTCTTCGACGACACCCTGCGCGACATCGCCATCAGCAACAACGACATCTTTGCTGTCAAGACCGACGGCGGCGCCAAGGTCACCCTGTTTGACCGGGTGAGCGAATACATCACCGATCCGTCCAAGCGCGACGCCTTCTGCCGCGCCGTCATCAACAAGCTGGTGGAGTTCAGCTTCGAGCGCATCTTCACGCAGAAATACGACTTCTACGCTGCGTTATTCGAATACCTGATCAAGGACTACAACAAGGACAGCGGCGGCAAGTACGCCGAGTACTACACTCCGCATGCCGTGGCCAAGATCATGGCCGCCATTCTGGTACCCCAAAAGGTGCGTGGCAAGGTGAGCAACGTGGGCTGCTACGACCCCTCGGCCGGTTCCGGAACCCTGCTGATGAACCTGGCCCATGCCATCGGTGAGCAACGCTGCAGCATCTACTCGCAGGATATCTCACAGAAGTCATCGAGCCTCTTGCGCCTGAACCTGATTTTAAACAACTTGGTGCACTCGATTCCCAATATCATTCAGGGCAACACCCTGCTGCATCCCTATCACAGAGAGGGCAAGGCGCTGAAGAAGTTCGATTACATCGTTTCCAATCCGCCGTTCAAGATGGATTTTAGCGATTTCAGGAACGAGCTGGATGCCAAGGAGTATCAGGAACGCTTCTTTGCCGGGGTGCCGAACATACCCAAGCAGGCGCTGGATAAAATGGCCATCTACCAGCTTTTTCTCCAGCACATCATCTATTCGCTCAAACCCGGCGGCAAGGCGGCGGTCGTGGTGCCCACCGGCTTCATCACCGCACAAAGCGGCATCGACAGAAGGATTCGAGAGCATCTGGTGGACAAGAAGATGCTGGCCGGAGTGGTCTCCATGCCCAGCAACATCTTCGCCACCACCGCCACCAACGTTTCCATTCTGTTTATCGACGATGCCAACAAGGAAGGCGTAGTGCTGATCGACGCCTCGCACCTTGGTGAAAAGGTCAAGGACGGCAAGAATCAGAAGACCCTGCTCTCGGAAGAAGAGGAAGACCGCATCATCACCACCTTCAACGCCAAGCAGGCGGTGGAGGACTTTTCGGTGGTGGTGAGCTACGACGTGATCGCCGCCAAGAACTACTCCCTGAGCGCCGGACATTACTTTGAGGTGAAGATCGAGTATGCTGACCTGACAGCCCAGCAGTTTGCCGATAAGATGCAGGGCTTCAGCGACAATCTGGACAAGCTGTTTAAGGAGTCTGCGGGATTGGAGAAGGAGATCAAGAAGCAGCTGGCGGCGTTAAGGTATGAGTAA
- a CDS encoding toxin-antitoxin system, antitoxin component: MPTNNPRVNVVLEKPLYTNVERLAKRDGVSLSMKVRDLVSAALEIEEDIALAKFADVREKSFNRKKSLKHDDVW; this comes from the coding sequence ATGCCAACAAACAATCCGAGAGTAAATGTTGTCCTGGAAAAACCACTTTATACAAACGTTGAACGTCTTGCTAAGCGGGATGGCGTTTCGTTGTCTATGAAAGTGCGTGATCTTGTTAGTGCGGCTCTGGAAATTGAGGAGGACATTGCACTGGCGAAGTTTGCAGACGTTCGCGAGAAGTCCTTTAATCGCAAGAAAAGCCTGAAACATGACGATGTGTGGTAG
- a CDS encoding restriction endonuclease subunit S, with translation MSKRKTVKLGDLAAEGRSVISGPFGSNIGKRYFQNEGVPVIRGNNLTTDYRKFIDEGFVFLTKEKANELNSDAIEGDLIFTAAGTIGQVGIIPKDAKYKRYTISNKQLRFRVDTQKADPDFIYAWLASPWILRAITNRDTGSTVPLINLGIIRSLPVILPEDISEQKKIAAVLSALDTKIDCNNRINAELEAMAKTLYDYWFVQFEFPDANGKPYKSSGGKMEYNSTLKREIPAGWGAIQLNELLQSRTDSITASELDSGSPYTPIDALPMKKMSFGVAQPSSEANTSLIQYKENDILIGAMRVYFHRVCIAPFDGVTRTTVIVLRANEPNHLPYLYQVCNEDRTINIASKMSVGTQQPYVNWENALENHAIPHPENDTLVQKYSSMLLSVTKDVINREKENAELAKLRDWLLPMLMNGQVTVA, from the coding sequence ATGAGTAAAAGAAAGACGGTTAAACTTGGCGATTTGGCGGCAGAAGGGCGTTCAGTGATTTCGGGACCATTTGGAAGCAACATAGGAAAGCGCTATTTCCAAAATGAAGGTGTTCCGGTTATTCGAGGCAATAATTTAACCACTGACTATAGAAAATTTATCGATGAAGGCTTCGTTTTCCTGACAAAGGAAAAAGCAAATGAGTTGAATTCTGACGCAATCGAAGGAGACCTGATATTCACCGCCGCCGGAACAATCGGGCAAGTTGGAATTATTCCGAAGGATGCGAAATACAAGAGATACACCATATCAAATAAGCAATTGCGGTTTCGTGTAGACACTCAAAAAGCAGACCCCGATTTTATATATGCGTGGTTAGCCAGCCCATGGATTCTTAGAGCAATCACAAACAGAGACACAGGAAGTACAGTTCCATTAATTAACTTGGGAATTATACGTTCACTCCCCGTTATATTACCAGAAGACATTTCTGAGCAGAAAAAAATCGCTGCCGTCCTCTCCGCTCTCGACACCAAGATCGACTGCAACAACCGCATCAACGCCGAGTTGGAGGCGATGGCGAAGACCCTGTACGACTACTGGTTCGTGCAGTTCGAGTTCCCAGACGCCAACGGCAAACCCTACAAATCCTCCGGTGGCAAGATGGAATACAATTCAACCCTGAAAAGAGAGATCCCGGCGGGATGGGGGGCAATACAGCTAAACGAATTACTTCAAAGTCGCACTGATTCAATTACGGCCTCGGAATTGGATAGTGGGTCACCTTACACGCCCATTGATGCACTGCCGATGAAAAAGATGAGCTTTGGCGTTGCGCAGCCTTCAAGCGAGGCAAACACGAGTTTGATTCAATACAAAGAGAACGACATATTGATTGGCGCTATGCGAGTCTATTTCCATAGAGTTTGCATCGCTCCGTTTGATGGTGTCACGAGAACAACAGTAATTGTTTTAAGAGCGAATGAGCCGAACCATTTGCCGTACCTCTATCAGGTGTGTAATGAAGATCGAACCATAAATATCGCGTCAAAAATGTCGGTGGGTACTCAACAACCCTATGTGAATTGGGAAAATGCACTTGAGAATCACGCAATTCCACATCCCGAAAATGACACGCTAGTTCAAAAATATTCTTCAATGTTGTTGAGCGTCACAAAGGATGTGATTAATCGCGAAAAAGAAAATGCCGAACTCGCAAAACTCCGCGACTGGCTCCTGCCCATGCTGATGAACGGCCAGGTCACGGTGGCGTAA
- a CDS encoding type II toxin-antitoxin system VapC family toxin, with product MSDAKIILDTNIVSYLMKGGPLAEAYKPHVQGKLLAISFITVGELYFGAEKDRWGEQKRKRLETTLRNFVVIPYDHDIARCYGRVVAERRRNGQPISLNDAWIAACAVRHAVPLVTHNAKDFVRISSLQLVTATIS from the coding sequence ATGAGTGATGCCAAGATCATTCTCGATACGAATATCGTATCTTATCTTATGAAGGGCGGCCCCCTAGCTGAAGCCTACAAACCGCATGTCCAAGGAAAATTACTGGCGATTTCCTTTATCACGGTCGGAGAGTTGTACTTCGGTGCGGAAAAGGACCGATGGGGTGAGCAGAAGCGCAAGAGACTTGAAACGACACTCCGCAATTTCGTGGTAATTCCCTACGATCACGATATCGCGCGCTGCTATGGTCGCGTAGTAGCGGAGCGTCGCCGCAACGGACAACCAATTTCTCTCAATGATGCATGGATCGCCGCATGTGCTGTCCGCCATGCAGTGCCTCTCGTCACGCATAATGCGAAAGACTTTGTAAGAATTTCATCGCTGCAGCTTGTTACTGCAACTATTTCGTAA
- a CDS encoding molybdopterin molybdotransferase MoeA: MKDMLGRENVMTSANALDLLLGHLAGKKTKVSAAKIGEALGMVCAEDIIAAEDLPAFARSTVDGYAVRAEDTFGAAETMPAYLNLSREIFMGESAEFVLADDTVSKIPTGGMLPERADAVVMFEHIQLIDGKMIEVMKSVAPGENVIQAGEDVKRGEVVVSRGHRIRPPDLGAAAGIGVTELKVFGRPVVSIISTGDEVIPADQSLSMGKIRDTNSYVIAGMVAQAGGVPIRKGIFSDDYKVIRSAVEDAMKDSDAIAVSGGTSVGTKDMIARVIEDIGNPGILFHGLSLKPGKPMIGGVMSGIPIFGLPGHPAAVSVCLDIFLRPVLNALCGLQERRADQLKGVVLARLSRNVSSSQGREEHIRAVIEERQDGLWAVPLLGKSGLIRTLVHADGTFVIPVNVNGIEKGEMVEVRLF; encoded by the coding sequence ATGAAAGATATGCTCGGTCGCGAAAACGTTATGACCTCGGCGAATGCACTTGATCTGCTTCTCGGACATCTCGCAGGTAAAAAAACGAAGGTGAGTGCGGCAAAGATCGGTGAAGCTCTCGGTATGGTCTGCGCAGAGGATATTATTGCCGCAGAGGACCTGCCTGCCTTTGCGCGCTCAACCGTGGACGGTTATGCGGTTAGGGCGGAAGACACCTTCGGCGCTGCTGAGACCATGCCGGCTTACCTGAACCTTTCACGGGAGATCTTCATGGGCGAGTCGGCTGAATTTGTGCTGGCTGATGATACTGTCAGCAAGATCCCTACGGGCGGCATGCTTCCTGAAAGGGCTGATGCGGTTGTGATGTTCGAGCATATACAGCTTATTGACGGCAAGATGATCGAGGTGATGAAATCTGTGGCCCCTGGCGAAAACGTCATTCAGGCCGGAGAGGATGTAAAGCGCGGTGAGGTTGTAGTCAGCAGGGGGCACCGCATACGGCCTCCTGACCTCGGCGCAGCAGCAGGCATCGGCGTCACGGAGTTGAAGGTATTCGGGAGGCCCGTTGTTTCGATCATCTCGACGGGCGACGAGGTTATACCCGCAGACCAGAGTCTTTCGATGGGCAAGATACGCGATACCAACTCCTATGTTATCGCTGGCATGGTCGCTCAGGCCGGCGGCGTTCCCATAAGAAAAGGCATCTTCAGTGATGACTACAAGGTGATACGCAGCGCCGTTGAAGATGCCATGAAGGATTCCGATGCCATTGCCGTTTCGGGCGGCACGTCTGTCGGAACCAAGGATATGATAGCAAGGGTTATTGAAGATATCGGCAATCCCGGCATTCTGTTTCACGGTCTTTCGCTGAAGCCCGGTAAGCCGATGATCGGCGGCGTCATGAGCGGTATACCGATATTCGGCCTGCCCGGTCATCCGGCTGCGGTCAGTGTCTGCCTGGACATATTCCTCAGACCGGTCTTAAATGCCCTCTGCGGGCTGCAGGAACGCCGTGCTGATCAGCTCAAAGGCGTTGTTTTGGCAAGGCTCTCGAGGAATGTGTCGTCTTCTCAGGGGAGGGAAGAGCATATCAGGGCAGTGATAGAGGAGCGGCAGGACGGACTCTGGGCAGTCCCCCTGCTCGGTAAGTCAGGTCTGATCAGGACGCTGGTGCATGCTGACGGTACGTTTGTGATCCCCGTAAATGTTAATGGCATTGAAAAGGGTGAGATGGTTGAGGTGAGGCTTTTTTAG
- a CDS encoding ATP-binding protein — MKDELFRLSQHFLKTYRQDYVRYFLKNTPLNSRFSIIIGQRGVGKTTAMIQHILSYAKNDIFSNKILYIQADHFLIGKLSLYEIAEQFYNHGGEHICFDEIHKYPNWSGELKSIHDTFPKIIITASGSSALEISRGSHDLSRRAVVYRMFGMSFREFAELSLGISLEPLTLEGIVTGHQRLATRIISAMEGRKKKVLALFAEYLECGYYPYFRDYKDKALFALTLEQNIHTTLESDLLAIYPSLSGNSVKKLKKLLSIIAASVPFTPDMKKLKSLLDIGDERTLKTYLKYLEDAGIILTVSKAGKMMKGFEKPEKIYLNNTNLIHAIKGYETADAGNQRETFFLNMLHNSHKVSVPAAGDFLINNRYTFEIGGRNKSNSQIKDIRNSFLALDDIETGIGNKIPLWLFGMLY, encoded by the coding sequence ATGAAGGACGAGCTGTTCAGACTCAGTCAGCATTTTCTAAAGACATACAGACAGGACTATGTCAGGTACTTCCTCAAAAACACACCACTTAATAGCCGTTTTTCGATCATCATCGGTCAAAGAGGCGTCGGGAAGACCACTGCCATGATCCAGCATATCCTCTCATATGCAAAGAACGATATCTTCAGCAATAAAATCCTGTACATCCAGGCTGACCATTTTCTTATCGGCAAACTGTCTCTTTATGAAATTGCAGAGCAGTTTTATAACCACGGCGGCGAGCATATCTGCTTTGATGAAATCCATAAATACCCTAACTGGTCAGGTGAACTGAAAAGCATTCATGACACATTTCCGAAGATCATTATAACCGCCTCCGGCAGTTCTGCGCTTGAGATCAGTCGCGGAAGCCACGACCTGAGCAGAAGGGCAGTTGTTTACAGGATGTTCGGCATGTCTTTCAGGGAATTCGCCGAGCTTTCTCTTGGCATCAGTCTTGAGCCCCTCACCCTTGAAGGCATTGTAACTGGCCATCAGAGATTGGCAACGCGCATAATCAGCGCAATGGAAGGCAGAAAGAAGAAGGTGCTCGCACTATTTGCCGAATATCTCGAATGCGGCTATTATCCTTACTTCAGGGATTATAAGGATAAGGCGCTTTTTGCGCTTACGCTTGAGCAGAATATCCATACAACCCTTGAGAGCGATCTTTTAGCCATATATCCATCCCTGAGTGGAAACAGCGTCAAGAAACTGAAGAAACTTTTGTCAATAATTGCGGCATCGGTCCCGTTCACCCCTGACATGAAAAAACTGAAGTCGCTTCTTGATATCGGAGATGAGAGAACACTGAAGACATACCTGAAGTATCTTGAAGATGCAGGGATCATCCTGACAGTTTCCAAAGCAGGTAAGATGATGAAGGGATTCGAAAAACCTGAAAAGATCTACCTGAACAATACAAACCTGATTCATGCAATTAAGGGGTATGAAACTGCGGACGCTGGCAATCAGAGAGAGACCTTTTTCCTGAATATGCTCCATAATTCGCATAAGGTATCTGTCCCTGCAGCTGGCGATTTCCTGATTAACAATCGATACACCTTTGAGATTGGCGGCAGGAACAAGAGTAATTCGCAGATCAAGGATATCAGGAACTCATTTCTTGCGTTGGATGACATAGAGACAGGTATCGGCAACAAGATACCGCTCTGGCTCTTTGGAATGCTCTATTAA
- a CDS encoding PilZ domain-containing protein: MNQPNEIAPAEAFEFLQKNSLPLIVSFSIEEERGHRITGKGLCYVEQIYGTSRVKLGRFSPHRALYAMKNAGSFYATFDIEGCTYGCIMENITADRLFLITDIPGIVSPFYRKFVRVEPSQKAPVHLYVSTEEQGTFSYPIRDISERGVGFVVDWLPVISSKLTCGIYLPVDGGIFLLLPAAVVYSRDVTGEAGGGNRKQTGPGVSFGLQLFPHQEDEKKIRLYVMQRELEIRKKIQEML, from the coding sequence GTGAACCAGCCTAACGAAATTGCGCCGGCAGAGGCTTTTGAGTTTCTGCAAAAAAACAGCCTTCCCCTGATTGTTTCTTTCAGCATTGAGGAGGAGAGAGGGCATAGAATAACGGGAAAGGGTCTCTGCTATGTCGAACAGATCTATGGCACCTCCCGGGTCAAACTGGGAAGGTTCTCGCCTCATCGTGCGCTCTATGCCATGAAAAATGCAGGATCTTTTTATGCAACGTTTGATATTGAGGGATGCACGTATGGCTGCATTATGGAAAATATCACGGCAGACAGGCTTTTTCTTATTACGGACATCCCCGGCATTGTCAGTCCCTTCTACCGGAAATTTGTGAGGGTAGAGCCGTCGCAGAAGGCCCCTGTCCACCTGTATGTTTCAACAGAAGAGCAGGGGACCTTCAGTTACCCGATCAGGGACATTTCCGAACGCGGTGTTGGCTTTGTCGTTGACTGGCTTCCGGTTATCTCAAGCAAGCTGACCTGCGGCATTTATCTGCCTGTTGACGGCGGCATTTTTCTGCTTTTGCCTGCTGCTGTTGTCTACTCGCGGGACGTTACGGGAGAGGCAGGCGGTGGCAACAGAAAACAGACGGGCCCGGGTGTTTCTTTTGGGCTGCAGCTGTTTCCTCATCAGGAAGACGAGAAAAAAATACGCCTCTATGTCATGCAGCGCGAGCTCGAGATCCGCAAGAAAATTCAGGAGATGTTGTAG